The window GGAGAAAAAAGAAGGAATCGTTCTGGCTGTAGGGACCTTTAAAGATGGGAAGGAACTCCCCTTGAAAAAAGGAGACCATGTGATTTACGGGGGATACCAGGCTGATGAGGTTGAAATAGATGATGAAAAATATATTTTCGTCGACTTCAAGGATATCATGGCAACAGTTGTTGAAGAATAATTTTGAATGAAGCCGTTTCTGAAAATATTGCATCAGACATATTAAAAATTTCAGGTAAACCGCGACTTCAATAAATTATACTTAACTAAGTAAGAAAATTTGATCTTAATCCAGGTGAATACAGATGGCTTCAAAGCAGATAATGTTTGATGAGGGTGCAAGAAAAGCTCTCTTAAATGGTGTAGATAAAGTCGCAAATACTGTTAAGATCACTCTGGGACCAAGGGGCCGTTATGTTGTGCTGGATAAAAGCACAAAACCCGTGGTCACAAATGACGGGGTTACTATTGCAAAAGAAATAGAGCTCCATGACAAGTTCGAAAATATGGGGGCCAAGCTTGTCAAGGAGGTCGCTTCCAGGACCCAGGACAACACAGGAGACGGGACAACTACCGCAACCCTCCTTGCCCAGAGCATGATCCGGGAAGGCCTGAAAAACATCAGTGCAGGGGCAAATCCTATAGAGGTCAAGAAAGGGATTGAGATTGCCACCGAAAAGGTTGTAGGGTATCTCAAGAGCAAGAGTGTGGAGGTAAAGGGCAAGGATAAAATCATACAGGTAGCCACTATTTCTGCAAACAATGACGAAGAAATTGGCAACCTGATCGCCGATGCTATGGAAAAGGTCGGCTACAACGGGGTAATCACCGTTGAAGATTCAAAGACAATGGAGACCAGCCTTGATGTGGTTGAAGGTATGCAGTTTGACCGCGGCTTTGTTTCCCCCTACATGGCACTTGATACTGAAAAAATGATCTGTGAATTTGAAGATCCCTATATCCTGATTACGGACAAGAAGATCAACAGCATGAAACAGATCGTACCTGTGCTTGAGAAAGTTGCTTCCGAAGGTCGTCCCCTCCTGATTATTGCTGAGGATGTTGATGGGGATGCCCAGGCAGCCCTGATCCTGAACATAATCCGCGGAGCCCTGAGGGTCTGCGCTGTAAAGGCTCCAGGGTTCGGAAACGAGAGAAAGGAGATGCTTGAGGACATTGCCGTCCTGACCGGCGGGCAGGTTATCAGTGAAGAAAAGGGCATGAAACTTGAGGAATTCAGCGACTCCATGCTCGGAAGTGCCAGGAAAGTCACGGTTGACAACCATAAAACCATAATTGTAGAAGGCAGGGGCGACAAAGCAAAAATTGATGAACGGGTCAGAGTCATCGAAGCCCAGGTCAATATTGCTGACGCCGACTACAGAAAAACTGAGCTTAAAAAACGCCAGGCAAAGCTTGGGGGCGGCGTTGCTGTAATTAAAGTGGGAGCTGCAACCGAAACCGAGCTCAAGGAAAAGAAGATGAGAATCGATGACGCCCTGAATGCCACAAAAGCCGCAGTTGAGGAAGGCGTTGTTACAGGAGGAGGGGTATGTCTCTTCCGTGCAGCTGCAATTCTTGAATCCCTGAAACTTGACGGCGACAGGCAGATCGGCGTGAAGATCGTCCAGAGGTCCATAGAAGATCCTATCCGTCAGATTGCCACAAATGCAGGTAGGGAAGGCGCTGAAGTGGTGGCAACCATAAGGGCAGAATCCAGTGAACTTTTCGGATACAATGCAAAGAGTGATGTCTTTGAAGACCTCTTCGAAGCAGGTGTAATCGACCCGACAAAAGTGG is drawn from Methanosarcina lacustris Z-7289 and contains these coding sequences:
- the groES gene encoding co-chaperone GroES, whose product is MIVRPIGERVLLRHQKTEEVTKGGIYIPEPARQEKKEGIVLAVGTFKDGKELPLKKGDHVIYGGYQADEVEIDDEKYIFVDFKDIMATVVEE
- the groL gene encoding chaperonin GroEL (60 kDa chaperone family; promotes refolding of misfolded polypeptides especially under stressful conditions; forms two stacked rings of heptamers to form a barrel-shaped 14mer; ends can be capped by GroES; misfolded proteins enter the barrel where they are refolded when GroES binds); protein product: MASKQIMFDEGARKALLNGVDKVANTVKITLGPRGRYVVLDKSTKPVVTNDGVTIAKEIELHDKFENMGAKLVKEVASRTQDNTGDGTTTATLLAQSMIREGLKNISAGANPIEVKKGIEIATEKVVGYLKSKSVEVKGKDKIIQVATISANNDEEIGNLIADAMEKVGYNGVITVEDSKTMETSLDVVEGMQFDRGFVSPYMALDTEKMICEFEDPYILITDKKINSMKQIVPVLEKVASEGRPLLIIAEDVDGDAQAALILNIIRGALRVCAVKAPGFGNERKEMLEDIAVLTGGQVISEEKGMKLEEFSDSMLGSARKVTVDNHKTIIVEGRGDKAKIDERVRVIEAQVNIADADYRKTELKKRQAKLGGGVAVIKVGAATETELKEKKMRIDDALNATKAAVEEGVVTGGGVCLFRAAAILESLKLDGDRQIGVKIVQRSIEDPIRQIATNAGREGAEVVATIRAESSELFGYNAKSDVFEDLFEAGVIDPTKVVRSGLQNAASIAGMVLTTEALVTDFNEEKDERTDTIII